Proteins encoded by one window of Armatimonadota bacterium:
- a CDS encoding YebC/PmpR family DNA-binding transcriptional regulator, with the protein MSGHSKWHNIKLRKGKQDAERGKVFTKLGRELIVAAKGGSNPDVNVRLRFAIQKARESSMPADTIKRAVLKGAGELEGQSFEECTYEGYGPGGVGVIVECLTDNKNRTFPELRSIFTKNGGRIAETGSVSWSFTSSGVISILKDGLSEDAVMEAALDAGADDVKIEDETYDVLTSPGDLMPVREALEKAGLKVDNAEVAMLPQTTVELKGHDAELTLRLIDLLEDNDDVQAVWSNFDISDEEMALIS; encoded by the coding sequence ATGTCGGGACACAGCAAATGGCACAATATCAAACTGCGCAAGGGCAAGCAGGACGCCGAGCGCGGTAAGGTATTCACGAAACTCGGGCGTGAACTCATCGTCGCGGCCAAAGGCGGCAGTAACCCGGACGTGAACGTGCGGCTGCGGTTCGCCATCCAGAAGGCCAGGGAATCCTCAATGCCCGCCGATACCATCAAGCGCGCAGTTTTGAAGGGCGCCGGCGAGTTGGAGGGCCAGTCTTTCGAAGAGTGCACCTACGAAGGCTACGGCCCGGGTGGTGTCGGCGTCATTGTGGAATGCCTCACAGACAACAAGAACCGCACGTTCCCCGAACTGCGCTCGATCTTCACCAAGAACGGCGGTCGCATCGCGGAAACCGGCAGCGTATCCTGGTCGTTCACCTCGTCCGGCGTGATTTCCATCCTCAAAGATGGCCTGTCCGAAGACGCCGTGATGGAAGCAGCGCTGGACGCCGGCGCGGATGACGTGAAGATCGAGGACGAGACATACGACGTGCTGACCTCACCCGGCGACCTCATGCCGGTCCGCGAAGCCCTCGAAAAGGCGGGCCTGAAAGTCGACAACGCCGAAGTTGCGATGCTCCCGCAGACCACAGTCGAGTTGAAGGGCCATGATGCCGAGCTTACGCTGCGGCTGATCGACCTGCTCGAGGACAACGACGACGTGCAGGCGGTATGGTCGAACTTCGACATCTCCGACGAAGAGATGGCGCTAATCTCCTGA
- a CDS encoding DUF4855 domain-containing protein — MRCLTPTLCLLVGFYSAILAARAEYPAPAQAGFHHCALIYDKDTRTAADFAPYVAYDKKPAWLFDAFLFLIQNSGRERGTEYGLTEKVDWEYQLDRWFGAGRDLKALDDAVENATHSLGAPPVKRRIMLSIPYINRGVSEFGTVEGKATDLSTAAGRDAAVRWYLSEAARRFANARYRHLQLWGFYWMREDIPESDVALVKAVADQVHRAGFRLLWIPYHGETGIERWKPAGVDVAIYQPNYAFGTWQSGGRIGRNRIAETAQAARASGLGVEMEASSLTRSAAGRRAFAQYLADGAASRYGYQAAATAYYLETDLVEQTSRSIDPEARRSYDMLARYVTNDPVPDPDAPITWRWKSAAGIPTAEARFGASRPVAAVEMCLNRGGGPGWGGVVEVSVLKAGARKWSPGGWAIRGVQPPVERGSKWLWVPVGGEATAVRAQFRPAGGSGPLRVASLAIDPNDVAERRAHIALGQPYTITPARPGKYADSGHMLTDGITLGGFQAGRTVGWMANGNSVSVSFDLGRPMPVSEIQAFTQGGGVGAVSWPSSAVALFADTGAPPRTAEGRGGLPKGFTVVSGGAIRVDRRRAADDMDGHISFLPSKPLRSRHVTLVMTSDQWLMLSEVRIYANGRNVAPTARYSLRPFAGGGGEDPDGGYADDGVRLTDGVIARHFNPSQLTGWRDGEPRTITVDLGWRRPVREVTVWVLQGGENGIHAPHRVFVDTSNDGVTWQYLGGVAPSQLESADRKVCVDLACRISAPQPVSARYVRVRATQTQEWAMLSEIEVH; from the coding sequence ATGCGCTGTCTCACCCCAACCCTGTGTTTGCTCGTCGGCTTCTACTCTGCGATACTGGCCGCACGCGCTGAATACCCTGCGCCGGCGCAGGCGGGCTTTCACCACTGTGCGCTCATCTATGACAAGGACACCCGCACGGCAGCCGATTTCGCCCCCTATGTCGCCTACGACAAGAAGCCCGCCTGGCTCTTCGACGCGTTCCTCTTTCTCATCCAGAACTCCGGCCGGGAGCGCGGCACGGAATACGGTCTGACCGAGAAGGTCGACTGGGAGTACCAACTGGACCGCTGGTTCGGAGCGGGGCGCGACCTCAAGGCGCTTGACGACGCGGTTGAAAACGCGACCCACTCCCTCGGCGCGCCGCCCGTGAAGCGGCGAATCATGTTGTCCATCCCGTATATCAATCGAGGGGTCTCCGAATTCGGTACCGTTGAAGGAAAGGCGACCGACCTGTCCACGGCCGCCGGCCGGGACGCTGCCGTGCGATGGTATCTCTCCGAAGCCGCCCGCCGCTTCGCGAACGCGCGGTATCGCCATCTTCAACTTTGGGGCTTCTACTGGATGCGCGAGGACATCCCGGAATCCGATGTCGCCTTAGTAAAGGCCGTCGCCGACCAGGTGCATCGCGCCGGATTTCGTTTGTTGTGGATCCCTTACCATGGCGAAACCGGGATCGAGCGGTGGAAGCCCGCCGGAGTGGATGTGGCGATCTACCAGCCCAACTACGCGTTCGGTACGTGGCAGAGCGGCGGTCGGATCGGCCGCAACCGGATCGCGGAAACAGCGCAGGCAGCCAGGGCGAGCGGTCTTGGCGTGGAGATGGAAGCATCGTCTCTCACCCGGAGTGCCGCCGGCAGACGCGCGTTTGCGCAATACCTCGCGGACGGCGCAGCCTCCCGATATGGTTATCAGGCGGCCGCGACGGCTTACTATCTCGAGACCGATCTCGTTGAGCAGACATCGCGATCCATCGATCCGGAAGCCCGCAGATCGTATGACATGCTCGCCCGGTACGTTACAAACGACCCCGTCCCCGACCCCGACGCGCCGATTACCTGGCGATGGAAATCGGCGGCAGGCATCCCAACCGCTGAAGCAAGATTTGGAGCGTCTCGACCCGTAGCCGCCGTTGAAATGTGCCTGAATCGGGGAGGCGGACCGGGATGGGGAGGGGTCGTCGAGGTTTCCGTTCTAAAAGCCGGCGCGCGGAAGTGGTCGCCCGGCGGCTGGGCCATTCGCGGCGTACAGCCTCCCGTTGAAAGAGGCTCTAAGTGGTTGTGGGTTCCCGTTGGCGGGGAAGCAACGGCCGTGCGCGCGCAGTTCCGCCCCGCCGGCGGCTCGGGTCCGCTGAGAGTGGCTTCTCTCGCCATCGACCCAAATGACGTTGCGGAGAGGAGAGCGCACATCGCGCTCGGTCAGCCCTATACCATCACCCCGGCCCGGCCGGGGAAATATGCGGATTCCGGCCATATGCTCACGGACGGAATCACACTGGGCGGCTTTCAGGCTGGGCGAACCGTTGGCTGGATGGCCAACGGGAACAGCGTCTCCGTATCCTTCGATCTGGGCCGCCCGATGCCGGTCTCGGAGATACAGGCATTCACCCAGGGCGGCGGCGTCGGGGCAGTGTCGTGGCCGTCGTCGGCGGTTGCTCTCTTCGCCGACACCGGTGCCCCGCCGCGCACGGCGGAAGGGCGTGGCGGCCTTCCAAAGGGATTCACGGTTGTGTCCGGCGGCGCTATTCGGGTCGACCGCCGCCGCGCCGCCGACGACATGGACGGCCACATCTCGTTTCTACCATCGAAGCCCCTCCGTTCCCGGCACGTCACGCTCGTCATGACCTCGGACCAGTGGCTGATGCTCTCCGAGGTGAGGATCTATGCGAATGGTCGCAACGTAGCGCCAACAGCCCGCTATAGCCTGCGACCGTTCGCCGGAGGCGGCGGAGAGGACCCGGATGGCGGATACGCCGACGACGGCGTCCGTTTGACCGACGGGGTTATCGCGCGCCATTTCAACCCCAGCCAACTGACCGGCTGGCGGGACGGCGAACCGCGTACCATTACGGTGGATCTCGGCTGGAGGCGTCCGGTACGCGAAGTGACGGTGTGGGTACTGCAAGGGGGCGAAAACGGGATCCATGCGCCACACAGGGTCTTTGTGGACACGTCGAACGACGGTGTTACATGGCAGTATCTCGGCGGAGTGGCGCCGTCGCAATTGGAGAGCGCCGATCGGAAGGTGTGCGTTGATCTGGCGTGCCGGATCTCCGCGCCGCAACCTGTCTCCGCCCGGTATGTCAGAGTTCGCGCCACCCAAACGCAGGAGTGGGCCATGTTGAGCGAGATCGAGGTGCACTGA
- a CDS encoding PDZ domain-containing protein: protein MMPFVVVGLRRAGRTVAVCALLALICGGVRAGVQVSYTISIRPNRDSVHVSTEILNDPDPTVTIAMPVWVPGYYRRIDQWKGVSNVAFSTNGRTVTTSHPTDSTWNGAHGRGEPLTVSYDVKVREYGFDSGETATTMGQMGVHVDGNSAFLHPGVACMYVEGHKDAPCTLSLNLPGKWKAAAPLPRDENGVFTAPDYDVLNDSPVQAGRYTSVSFTARGHGFEIITTGKCRVSEQTLIRVCKSVAEAAIDLFGGWAPFDNYQFHFHFPPKRAYAGAGLEHRSSCVIVFSGDTRDGDFLQHGAHIVAHEFLHAWNVKALRPTGLGPFDYEKESPTPSLWVAEGVTDYYAYVIGARAGLWTPEEALRRFSVLWLDYHASSGRTTTSLADSSLHVWQSSDPSSNGSGGTNYYTKGLLAGWLLDVQIRAATGGKRSLDDAMRLLTRQYAVAGTAYPPDALLEAIRTATGVDVASAYKAYASGVDDLPVNSILPLAGVGAETVEAPNVMLGVNIERGSKEARVGTVEKGSAAEAAQIAPGDLLLKIDGERVVVGQRPLLAGKPRKIGDCIPIVIRRDTEERTVTVVVQATSSIELTLMPGRSAAQTAVWNGIWARSANRAR from the coding sequence ATGATGCCGTTCGTCGTGGTCGGGTTGCGCCGCGCCGGCCGGACGGTCGCAGTCTGCGCCCTGCTCGCCCTGATATGCGGCGGCGTTCGCGCGGGCGTCCAGGTCTCCTATACGATCTCCATACGTCCAAACCGTGACTCCGTGCATGTTTCCACCGAAATCCTCAACGACCCTGATCCAACCGTGACCATCGCGATGCCCGTCTGGGTTCCCGGCTACTATCGCCGTATCGACCAGTGGAAGGGTGTGTCCAATGTCGCCTTCAGTACCAACGGTCGCACCGTCACGACCTCCCATCCCACGGATTCCACCTGGAACGGCGCTCATGGCAGAGGCGAACCGCTGACAGTTTCCTATGACGTCAAAGTGCGAGAGTATGGCTTTGACAGCGGCGAGACGGCGACGACGATGGGACAGATGGGGGTTCACGTGGATGGCAACTCCGCATTTCTACACCCAGGGGTGGCCTGCATGTACGTGGAGGGTCACAAAGACGCCCCGTGCACCCTCTCCCTGAACCTCCCCGGCAAATGGAAGGCCGCGGCTCCGCTTCCGAGGGATGAAAATGGAGTCTTCACCGCTCCCGATTACGACGTTTTGAATGACAGTCCGGTACAGGCGGGAAGGTACACTTCGGTCTCATTCACCGCGCGAGGGCACGGATTCGAGATCATAACCACCGGGAAATGCCGCGTCTCCGAGCAAACGCTCATCCGGGTCTGCAAATCCGTGGCAGAGGCCGCCATCGACCTTTTCGGCGGTTGGGCGCCCTTCGACAACTACCAGTTTCACTTCCATTTCCCGCCAAAGCGCGCCTATGCCGGCGCAGGGCTGGAGCACCGGTCGAGCTGCGTGATCGTGTTCTCCGGCGACACCCGTGACGGCGATTTCCTGCAGCACGGCGCGCACATCGTGGCGCACGAGTTTCTACATGCATGGAACGTGAAGGCGTTGCGACCGACGGGGCTGGGCCCTTTTGACTATGAGAAGGAATCCCCTACTCCATCCCTCTGGGTGGCGGAAGGAGTCACCGATTATTACGCCTATGTCATCGGCGCGCGGGCCGGCCTCTGGACGCCGGAAGAAGCCCTCCGGCGCTTCTCCGTGCTGTGGCTGGACTACCATGCCTCCTCCGGCCGTACAACGACCAGCCTGGCCGACAGCAGCCTGCACGTCTGGCAATCGTCCGACCCAAGTTCCAACGGCTCGGGCGGCACCAACTACTACACGAAGGGCCTTCTGGCCGGCTGGCTTCTCGACGTCCAGATCCGCGCGGCAACCGGCGGCAAACGCAGCCTGGATGATGCCATGCGGCTATTGACGCGACAATACGCCGTCGCAGGCACGGCATACCCGCCTGACGCGCTCCTGGAGGCCATCCGGACGGCCACGGGCGTCGATGTCGCGAGCGCCTACAAGGCCTACGCCAGCGGGGTGGACGATCTACCTGTGAACTCCATTCTGCCATTGGCCGGTGTTGGGGCGGAGACCGTTGAGGCGCCGAACGTGATGCTGGGCGTCAACATCGAGCGCGGCTCAAAGGAAGCGCGGGTGGGCACGGTGGAGAAGGGATCGGCGGCGGAGGCAGCGCAGATTGCCCCCGGCGATCTTCTGCTGAAGATTGACGGCGAGCGCGTCGTCGTCGGGCAACGCCCGCTCCTCGCCGGGAAACCGAGGAAGATCGGCGACTGCATCCCCATCGTTATCCGACGGGACACCGAAGAGCGAACGGTCACGGTCGTGGTACAGGCAACGTCCAGCATCGAACTGACCTTGATGCCGGGGCGCTCTGCGGCGCAGACGGCCGTGTGGAATGGCATCTGGGCTCGAAGCGCCAACCGCGCCCGTTAG
- a CDS encoding pirin family protein, whose product MVMIRPASERGVTDWGWLDSRHTFSFGDYHDPAHIHYRSLRVINDDRIAPGGGFPTHPHRDMEIVTVVLEGGLEHRDSLGNGSIIRPDEVQRMTAGTGITHSEFNPSEADRVHLLQIWLMPERHGLTPSYEQTQFPDSARQGRMCLVASRDGREGSVTIHQDADLYVTRLEPGAAVHHHLAEGRFSWVHIATGAVNLNGLALSAGDGAAVRDEGLLTITGESKAEVLVFDLA is encoded by the coding sequence ATGGTTATGATCAGGCCCGCGAGTGAGCGGGGTGTCACTGACTGGGGATGGCTGGACAGCCGGCACACGTTCTCGTTCGGGGACTATCACGATCCCGCTCACATCCACTATCGAAGCCTTCGCGTCATCAACGACGACCGGATAGCGCCAGGCGGTGGCTTCCCGACACACCCGCATCGCGACATGGAAATCGTCACCGTTGTGCTGGAAGGCGGGCTTGAGCACCGCGACAGCCTGGGCAACGGATCGATCATCCGGCCGGATGAGGTGCAGAGGATGACGGCGGGCACCGGGATAACGCACAGTGAGTTCAACCCTTCGGAAGCGGACCGTGTTCATTTACTGCAGATATGGCTCATGCCGGAAAGGCACGGGCTCACGCCGTCCTATGAGCAAACGCAATTCCCGGATTCGGCGCGGCAAGGCCGAATGTGCCTGGTCGCCTCTCGCGACGGGCGCGAAGGCTCCGTGACCATCCACCAGGACGCCGATCTCTATGTAACCAGGCTGGAACCGGGCGCCGCCGTCCACCACCACCTGGCGGAAGGCAGGTTCTCGTGGGTTCATATTGCCACGGGAGCAGTCAACCTGAACGGGCTCGCCCTTTCCGCGGGCGACGGCGCCGCGGTACGCGACGAGGGTTTGCTCACTATCACCGGAGAGTCCAAGGCCGAAGTGCTCGTCTTTGACCTCGCGTAG
- a CDS encoding nitroreductase family protein, whose translation MAKPAKTDNPIHEILVQRWSPRAFTAQPVSEEDLRSILEAARWAASSFNEQPWRYIVATRDRPEQFARVLECLVPANQAWARNAQVLMLGVVKETFTHNDAPNRSAAHDLGAASANMTFEATARGLAVHQMGGILPDKAREVFGIPEGFHAATAIAIGYEGDPATLPEAYRASETDPRTRRPLDEIAFGDTWGAPVAALSPAGGSHGSNDQER comes from the coding sequence ATGGCGAAACCGGCGAAAACTGACAACCCGATACATGAGATTCTGGTGCAGCGTTGGAGCCCGCGCGCGTTTACAGCGCAGCCGGTCTCCGAGGAGGACCTGCGCAGCATCCTCGAGGCCGCGCGTTGGGCCGCGTCCTCGTTTAACGAGCAACCGTGGCGCTACATCGTCGCGACCCGGGATCGGCCCGAGCAATTTGCTCGCGTGCTTGAGTGCCTTGTCCCGGCGAATCAGGCGTGGGCCCGGAACGCGCAGGTCCTGATGCTGGGCGTCGTGAAAGAGACCTTCACCCATAACGACGCGCCAAACCGCTCGGCGGCACACGACCTCGGGGCGGCATCCGCCAACATGACGTTTGAGGCCACGGCCCGCGGGCTGGCAGTTCACCAGATGGGTGGGATTCTGCCGGACAAGGCGCGTGAGGTATTCGGTATTCCGGAAGGCTTTCACGCCGCCACCGCCATCGCCATCGGTTACGAGGGCGACCCGGCTACCCTGCCGGAGGCTTACCGGGCGTCCGAAACGGACCCAAGGACGCGAAGGCCCCTTGACGAGATCGCCTTCGGCGATACCTGGGGAGCGCCGGTGGCAGCGCTCTCGCCAGCCGGCGGCAGCCACGGTTCAAACGATCAGGAAAGATAA
- a CDS encoding MarR family transcriptional regulator codes for MGTHYIGTEDERRALDTFVKLLRCADTVSARANAHLARHSLTVTQFGVLEAVFHLGPMCQRTLSEKLLKSGGNITLVVDNLEKQGMVRRVRDASDRRLSTVHLTDTGRELITRLFPEHVKVVREALSSLSPGEQEALGLLCRRLGRGDSGPRLTESKRTTNGETGEN; via the coding sequence ATGGGAACTCACTATATCGGGACAGAGGATGAGCGGAGGGCTTTGGACACTTTCGTCAAGCTGCTTCGCTGCGCCGACACGGTCTCCGCGAGGGCGAATGCGCACCTCGCACGTCACTCCCTCACCGTCACGCAGTTCGGCGTTCTGGAGGCTGTCTTCCATCTTGGGCCGATGTGCCAACGCACTCTGAGCGAGAAACTCCTGAAGAGCGGGGGCAACATCACGCTTGTGGTGGACAATCTGGAAAAGCAGGGCATGGTACGGCGCGTTCGCGACGCAAGCGACAGGCGCCTTTCAACGGTGCATCTGACCGATACCGGGCGAGAACTGATCACCCGGCTGTTCCCTGAGCACGTTAAGGTTGTGCGCGAGGCGCTATCCAGCCTGTCCCCCGGAGAACAGGAGGCTTTGGGCTTGCTGTGCCGGCGCCTCGGGCGCGGGGACAGCGGTCCGCGACTCACAGAAAGCAAGAGGACTACTAATGGCGAAACCGGCGAAAACTGA
- the phoU gene encoding phosphate signaling complex protein PhoU, producing the protein MNEDGAAMIVEEEPMMPEEEKANPRVQFEKKLNDVQQNVLRMGSVVEEMLHKSIAAYRQRDPELVREVMAQDDAVDDYNLSIETDCLHLLALQNPMARDLRVIAAALKIITDIERIGDYCVDIAKTASRNFDLPPLPPTPELQEMALMVSQMLRETLQAFVNGDLDMVQRMIEQDDQVDHLNKAIHNAMVESARATPAMAAQAIALLMIARCLERIADHITNVGERVYYVETGDHKELHQ; encoded by the coding sequence ATGAACGAAGATGGCGCCGCCATGATTGTCGAAGAGGAGCCCATGATGCCGGAAGAAGAGAAGGCGAATCCAAGAGTGCAATTCGAGAAAAAACTCAACGACGTTCAGCAAAACGTCCTTCGGATGGGCAGCGTGGTCGAGGAAATGCTCCACAAGTCCATTGCGGCATATCGCCAGCGTGACCCGGAACTTGTCCGCGAGGTAATGGCCCAGGACGATGCCGTCGATGACTATAATCTGAGCATCGAAACCGACTGCCTTCATCTTCTGGCCCTCCAGAACCCGATGGCGAGGGACCTTCGGGTCATCGCCGCCGCCCTGAAAATCATCACCGATATCGAACGCATCGGTGACTATTGCGTCGATATCGCAAAGACGGCATCCCGCAATTTTGACCTTCCGCCCCTGCCGCCCACTCCGGAGCTTCAGGAAATGGCGCTGATGGTCAGCCAGATGCTCCGCGAGACGTTGCAGGCCTTTGTGAACGGCGATCTGGACATGGTTCAGCGCATGATCGAGCAGGATGACCAGGTCGACCACCTGAATAAGGCCATCCACAACGCCATGGTCGAATCAGCGCGCGCCACGCCGGCAATGGCGGCCCAGGCAATCGCCCTCCTCATGATCGCGCGGTGTCTTGAGCGGATCGCCGACCACATCACCAACGTTGGTGAACGGGTCTACTACGTGGAAACCGGCGACCACAAGGAACTCCACCAGTAA
- the pstB gene encoding phosphate ABC transporter ATP-binding protein PstB, giving the protein MPRLVASLNEKIDKSDNPVRMTTRDMGVFYGSTQALKAVDIDVRAREILALIGPSGCGKSTFLRTLNRMNDLVDGCRVTGRVTLDDEEIYGAEIDPVLLRTRVGMVFQRPNPFPMSIYDNVAYGPRLRSKPNRSDLDDIVENSLRSAALWDEAKDKLKSSAMSLSGGQQQRLCIARVLAVEPEVLLMDEPASALDPISTLKIEDLMRELVQTLAIVIVTHNMQQAARVSDRTGFFLMGELIEVGRSDIIFTNPEDKRTEDYITGRFG; this is encoded by the coding sequence ATGCCGCGCCTCGTTGCCAGCCTGAATGAGAAGATCGACAAATCGGACAACCCCGTCCGGATGACCACTCGCGACATGGGCGTCTTTTACGGCTCTACCCAGGCGCTGAAGGCCGTGGATATCGATGTTCGCGCCCGCGAGATACTGGCGCTCATCGGCCCGTCCGGCTGTGGCAAAAGCACATTTTTGCGAACGTTGAACCGGATGAACGACCTCGTGGACGGCTGCCGCGTTACGGGTCGTGTGACGCTTGACGACGAGGAAATCTACGGGGCCGAGATTGACCCCGTGCTTCTTCGGACGCGCGTGGGCATGGTGTTCCAACGGCCTAATCCTTTCCCGATGAGCATTTACGACAACGTAGCTTACGGACCACGGCTTCGCAGCAAGCCCAACCGTTCGGATCTGGACGACATCGTGGAAAACAGCCTCCGGAGCGCGGCGCTCTGGGACGAGGCCAAGGACAAATTGAAGAGCAGCGCGATGTCGCTGTCGGGGGGGCAGCAGCAACGGCTGTGCATCGCTCGCGTACTGGCCGTCGAACCCGAAGTCCTCCTGATGGACGAACCCGCCTCGGCCCTGGACCCCATCAGTACGCTGAAGATCGAAGACCTGATGCGTGAACTCGTACAGACGCTGGCGATCGTCATCGTAACCCACAACATGCAGCAGGCGGCCCGTGTGAGCGATCGGACCGGCTTCTTCCTGATGGGGGAACTGATTGAGGTCGGGCGCAGCGACATCATCTTCACGAATCCTGAAGACAAGCGGACAGAAGACTATATCACCGGCAGATTTGGCTAG
- the pstA gene encoding phosphate ABC transporter permease PstA codes for MVDTQETITSPRSIRRGKPRIGESIAVALTAVATLCIVAPVTAIVWILIARGGRALTWEFLTAMPRDHMTAGGIFPAIMGTVYLVAGTVIIALPVGILSAIYLSEYAKQGPLTRIIRLAIVNLAGVPSIVYGLFGYGVFVLLLKFQVSILSGACTLALLTLPLIITATEESLRTVPASFREASVGLGATRFQTVWRIVLPGALPGILTGAILGVGRAAGETAPILFTAAVFYQKGLPHSLSSPIMALPYHLYIIATQVPDAPQSIQWGTALVLLLLVLFTNLGAIIIRSRLRAKRNW; via the coding sequence ATGGTTGATACGCAAGAAACCATCACCTCGCCGCGGTCTATCCGGCGCGGCAAGCCGCGCATCGGGGAGAGCATCGCCGTGGCGCTGACCGCCGTGGCAACCCTGTGTATCGTTGCGCCGGTAACAGCCATTGTCTGGATACTGATAGCGCGCGGCGGCCGGGCGCTGACCTGGGAGTTCCTCACGGCCATGCCGCGCGACCATATGACCGCCGGCGGCATTTTCCCCGCCATTATGGGCACCGTGTACCTGGTGGCCGGCACGGTTATCATCGCCCTTCCGGTCGGGATCCTGAGTGCGATCTACCTGTCCGAATACGCGAAACAGGGTCCGCTGACACGGATAATTCGCCTTGCCATCGTGAACCTGGCCGGTGTGCCATCCATCGTTTACGGGCTTTTTGGATACGGAGTATTTGTTCTGCTCCTCAAGTTCCAGGTGTCGATCCTTTCAGGAGCCTGCACCCTGGCCCTCCTGACATTGCCCCTGATCATCACCGCCACGGAGGAATCGTTGCGAACCGTTCCGGCCAGTTTCCGGGAGGCCAGCGTGGGCCTGGGGGCAACCCGTTTTCAGACCGTGTGGCGCATAGTGCTCCCCGGCGCGCTCCCCGGCATCCTGACCGGAGCCATCCTCGGGGTGGGCCGGGCCGCCGGAGAAACCGCGCCTATCCTGTTTACTGCGGCGGTGTTTTACCAGAAAGGTTTGCCGCACAGCCTGTCGTCGCCGATCATGGCTCTTCCCTATCATCTGTACATCATCGCGACTCAGGTGCCGGATGCCCCGCAGTCTATCCAGTGGGGTACTGCCCTGGTACTTCTGCTGCTCGTTCTGTTCACCAATCTTGGCGCCATCATTATCAGGTCGCGCCTGCGAGCGAAGAGGAACTGGTAA
- the pstC gene encoding phosphate ABC transporter permease subunit PstC — MAFPLHRRLSERAAEAVIRMAGVTAIILVILIFVFLLRDALPLLRTTSLGALLSGSEWYPTDGKFGFLPLIIGSALVTVGAVAFAIPIGVAAAVYVAIIAPARLREFLKPSIEMVAAVPSVVVGFIGLVTLGPFLQKFFHLESGSVALTGSIMLAFMALPTIVSIAEDALTSVPKDYASGSLALGATRWQTVWRVLLPAARPGIVAATMLGVGRAIGETMTVLMVTGNAFAQTKMIDGKMVNVLPYTLLQPVRTMTATIAAEMGETVQYSHHYSALFMLGLCLFVITFAINLVADVALHRMPKHG; from the coding sequence ATGGCTTTTCCACTACATCGCAGGTTGTCCGAACGCGCCGCCGAGGCGGTCATCCGCATGGCCGGCGTCACTGCGATCATCCTGGTCATCCTGATTTTCGTGTTCCTTTTGCGGGATGCCCTCCCGCTGTTGAGGACCACGAGTCTCGGCGCGCTGCTCAGCGGGTCTGAATGGTATCCCACCGACGGAAAGTTCGGCTTTCTGCCGCTTATCATTGGGTCCGCGCTGGTCACGGTCGGCGCCGTTGCTTTCGCGATACCCATCGGAGTGGCGGCTGCGGTGTACGTCGCCATCATCGCGCCGGCGCGGCTCCGCGAATTTCTGAAGCCGTCCATTGAGATGGTCGCGGCGGTGCCGTCGGTTGTTGTGGGATTCATCGGCCTTGTCACGCTTGGCCCGTTCCTGCAAAAGTTTTTCCACCTGGAGAGCGGGTCCGTCGCCCTCACCGGTAGCATCATGCTGGCCTTCATGGCCCTTCCGACGATCGTGAGTATCGCGGAAGACGCGCTTACGTCGGTTCCAAAGGACTACGCGAGCGGGAGCCTGGCTCTGGGCGCCACCCGCTGGCAGACGGTCTGGCGCGTGCTCTTGCCGGCGGCACGCCCTGGAATCGTGGCCGCCACGATGCTGGGCGTGGGGCGGGCCATCGGTGAAACGATGACGGTACTGATGGTCACGGGAAACGCATTTGCGCAGACAAAGATGATAGACGGCAAGATGGTTAACGTTCTCCCGTACACGCTGCTTCAGCCTGTGCGAACCATGACGGCGACCATCGCGGCCGAGATGGGGGAAACCGTCCAGTACAGCCATCACTACAGTGCTCTGTTTATGCTCGGATTGTGCCTTTTCGTCATCACTTTTGCGATCAACCTGGTCGCCGATGTGGCGCTGCACAGGATGCCGAAACATGGTTGA